From a single Phormidium ambiguum IAM M-71 genomic region:
- a CDS encoding glycosyltransferase family 4 protein, whose amino-acid sequence MNILHINQCDIVGGAAIAGYRLHQGLLKQDINSRLLVEVKKTDSDRIAVVPRKPRVENQIFRFSWKLGFHYVHIVSSFDIPKYPFYQEADILNFHNLHGNYFNYLAIPTLTKEKPAVYTLHDMWSFTGHCAYSYDCDRWKIGCGKCRYPDTYPSVNMDNTHIEWKLKNWIYSKSDLTIVTPSKWLTEQAKQSMLNRFEIHHIPYGIDTEAYQPLDRELCRKVLGIPNNKKVLMFGSVSVKDPRKGGDLIVKALQNLPASLKEEIVLLTIGNDGESIAEEVGMKSLHLGYVSSDRLKSIAYSAADLFIFPTRADNLPLVLQESMACGTPIVSFKIGGVPDLVRPGTTGYLAPVENVQDFCNGITEIVEDRNLREYMSQQCRAIALKEYNLELQAKRYIQIYEKLASRKLPN is encoded by the coding sequence ATGAATATATTACATATTAATCAATGTGACATTGTTGGTGGAGCAGCGATCGCAGGTTATCGCCTCCATCAAGGATTATTAAAACAGGACATTAACTCTCGGTTGCTGGTAGAAGTGAAAAAAACTGATAGCGATCGCATTGCTGTCGTTCCCCGAAAACCTAGAGTAGAAAATCAAATTTTTCGCTTTAGCTGGAAACTCGGTTTCCACTATGTACACATTGTTAGTAGTTTTGATATTCCCAAATATCCGTTTTATCAAGAAGCAGATATTTTAAATTTTCATAATCTTCATGGTAATTATTTTAATTACTTGGCAATTCCCACATTAACTAAGGAAAAACCCGCAGTTTATACACTGCATGATATGTGGAGTTTTACCGGACATTGTGCATATAGTTATGACTGCGATCGCTGGAAAATTGGTTGTGGAAAATGCCGTTATCCAGATACATATCCATCAGTGAACATGGATAATACTCACATAGAATGGAAGTTGAAAAACTGGATTTACAGCAAATCTGATTTGACCATAGTTACTCCGAGTAAATGGTTGACTGAACAAGCTAAACAAAGTATGCTGAATAGGTTTGAAATTCATCATATTCCTTATGGAATTGATACAGAAGCCTATCAACCCCTCGATCGAGAATTGTGCAGGAAGGTACTGGGGATACCAAATAACAAAAAAGTTCTCATGTTTGGATCTGTAAGTGTTAAAGATCCTCGCAAAGGTGGTGACTTAATCGTAAAAGCACTGCAAAACTTACCTGCTAGTTTGAAAGAGGAAATTGTGCTTTTGACGATCGGCAATGACGGCGAAAGTATTGCTGAGGAAGTTGGAATGAAAAGCTTGCATCTTGGTTATGTTAGTAGCGATCGTCTCAAGTCAATTGCTTATTCTGCTGCTGATTTATTTATTTTTCCCACCAGAGCAGATAATTTACCATTAGTATTACAAGAAAGTATGGCTTGTGGAACGCCGATAGTTTCTTTTAAAATTGGTGGGGTTCCCGATCTAGTACGTCCCGGTACCACTGGTTATTTAGCTCCAGTGGAAAATGTCCAAGATTTTTGCAATGGGATTACAGAAATTGTTGAAGATAGAAATTTACGTGAATATATGAGCCAGCAGTGTCGTGCGATCGCACTTAAAGAATATAATTTGGAACTACAAGCAAAGCGATACATCCAGATATATGAAAAATTAGCTTCCCGCAAATTACCAAATTAA
- a CDS encoding class I SAM-dependent methyltransferase: protein MISEKEVDRVVLCIGCGQTTAAPGVIRLDISEEIKPDVVWDLDNFPYPFEDNKFDAVECFDVIEHLNNIPKTLQEIHRILKNNGVLKITTPHYSCANSYIDPTHRYHLSYFSFDYFCEGHQLSYYSKARYRIKNRRIQFQGSSIVSSLLNKLANKFPYTYEQRWAWIFPAWFLYFELEAIKDITK, encoded by the coding sequence GTGATATCAGAAAAAGAAGTCGATCGAGTAGTGCTTTGTATAGGTTGTGGACAAACAACAGCCGCACCCGGAGTGATTCGTCTTGATATTTCTGAAGAAATTAAACCAGATGTAGTTTGGGATTTAGATAACTTTCCCTATCCTTTTGAGGACAACAAGTTTGATGCAGTGGAATGCTTCGATGTAATTGAACACCTCAACAACATACCTAAAACTTTACAAGAAATCCACAGAATTTTAAAAAATAACGGAGTTTTAAAAATTACAACTCCTCATTATTCATGTGCCAACTCTTACATAGATCCAACACATCGCTATCATTTAAGTTACTTTTCTTTTGATTATTTTTGTGAAGGACATCAACTATCTTACTATTCCAAAGCAAGATATCGCATCAAAAATCGTCGGATTCAATTTCAAGGTAGTAGTATTGTTAGTTCGCTGCTTAACAAGTTAGCTAATAAATTTCCTTATACTTATGAGCAACGGTGGGCTTGGATTTTTCCAGCGTGGTTTTTGTACTTTGAGCTAGAAGCTATTAAAGATATTACCAAATGA
- a CDS encoding glycosyltransferase family 2 protein: MSITNNTAFTIDDLPPPPPGKTGWPWTEGNQPLPPIQSDNSQWPRITIVTPSYNYGRFIEETIRSVILQGYPNLEYIVIDGGSTDNTVDIIKKYEKYITYWVSEADRGQTDAINKGYEKGTGDIFSWLNADDSYLDANCLPTVSKLYLEGYKFIAGRCLNVYNNGTQEIINPVPTNFQRYIRLWQHSALPQPSVFIAKEISDRCFPLETKLYMLMDYQYFLRSLYYQPKSIYLDNIWTKINYHGGNKMVSGYTDGIKEWYEIALTEAKKLPPILQHYFRLDAEDYIILYPLINNSYSNTPIQLLKALISRPTIMRWLIFWKLIVKSFIGKQYLALKKNR, encoded by the coding sequence ATGTCAATTACTAACAATACAGCTTTTACTATAGACGATCTTCCCCCACCTCCTCCAGGTAAAACCGGATGGCCTTGGACAGAAGGAAATCAACCCTTGCCTCCTATACAATCAGATAATTCCCAATGGCCTCGAATTACCATTGTTACCCCTAGTTATAATTATGGAAGATTTATTGAAGAAACAATTCGTTCTGTAATATTACAAGGCTATCCTAATTTGGAATATATAGTCATAGATGGGGGTTCTACAGATAATACAGTAGATATTATTAAAAAATATGAAAAATATATTACTTATTGGGTTAGCGAAGCCGATCGGGGACAGACAGATGCTATTAATAAAGGCTATGAAAAGGGTACAGGAGATATTTTTAGTTGGCTAAATGCTGATGATTCTTATCTGGATGCAAATTGTTTACCAACTGTGAGCAAATTGTATTTAGAAGGTTACAAATTCATTGCCGGAAGATGTCTAAATGTCTATAACAATGGCACACAAGAGATTATTAATCCAGTACCAACCAATTTTCAACGTTATATCAGATTATGGCAGCATTCTGCACTTCCTCAACCATCTGTATTTATAGCTAAGGAAATATCCGATCGGTGTTTTCCGCTAGAGACAAAACTCTATATGCTGATGGATTATCAGTACTTTTTAAGATCCCTTTATTATCAACCAAAATCAATTTATTTAGATAATATTTGGACAAAAATTAATTATCATGGCGGCAATAAAATGGTGAGTGGCTATACAGATGGAATTAAAGAGTGGTATGAAATAGCTTTGACAGAAGCTAAAAAATTGCCGCCGATTTTACAACATTACTTTAGATTAGATGCAGAAGATTATATTATTTTGTACCCTTTAATCAACAACAGCTATTCCAACACTCCCATACAATTACTCAAAGCGTTAATTTCTAGACCAACTATTATGCGCTGGCTAATTTTCTGGAAACTTATAGTCAAAAGTTTCATAGGAAAACAGTATCTAGCTTTAAAAAAAAATCGGTAA